A window of Mixophyes fleayi isolate aMixFle1 chromosome 10, aMixFle1.hap1, whole genome shotgun sequence contains these coding sequences:
- the CALCB gene encoding calcitonin gene-related peptide 2 isoform X1: MVVLKISSLLAVLGLVVCQMYSSQASPVRPGLESLPDRVTVSDYEARRLLNALVKEFVQMTAEEMEQAGDGNSLDRPMSKRCSGLSTCTLWKLSQDLHKLNSYPRTDVGAGTPGKKRSALGAMDNEHYANYGEHFDINN; this comes from the exons ATGGTGGTACTGAAGATCTCATCCCTTCTTGCTGTCTTGGGGTTGGTGGTGTGCCAGATGTACAGCTCACAGGCATCACCAGTCAG ACCTGGCTTGGAGTCCTTACCGGACCGGGTGACAGTCAGTGATTACGAGGCGCGGAGGTTACTTAACGCATTGGTCAAAGAATTTGTACAGAtgacagcagaggagatggaGCAGGCAGGTGATGGGAACAG cttggATAGACCCATGTCCAAACGTTGCTCGGGTCTGAGTACTTGCACGCTGTGGAAACTGTCTCAGGATTTGCACAAATTAAACTCTTATCCTCGTACTGATGTCGGTGCCGGGACCCCCGGCAAGAAGAGAAGCGCCCTGGGGGCTATGGACAATGAACATTACGCAAACTATGGCGAGCACTTCGATATTAATAACTAG
- the CALCB gene encoding calcitonin gene-related peptide 2 isoform X2: MVVLKISSLLAVLGLVVCQMYSSQASPVRPGLESLPDRVTVSDYEARRLLNALVKEFVQMTAEEMEQAGDGNSSVAPQKRACNMATCVTHRLADFLSRSGGMAKNNFVPTNVGSKAFGRRRRSIHV; this comes from the exons ATGGTGGTACTGAAGATCTCATCCCTTCTTGCTGTCTTGGGGTTGGTGGTGTGCCAGATGTACAGCTCACAGGCATCACCAGTCAG ACCTGGCTTGGAGTCCTTACCGGACCGGGTGACAGTCAGTGATTACGAGGCGCGGAGGTTACTTAACGCATTGGTCAAAGAATTTGTACAGAtgacagcagaggagatggaGCAGGCAGGTGATGGGAACAG CAGTGTAGCACCACAGAAGCGAGCGTGTAACATGGCCACCTGTGTCACCCACCGCTTGGCAGACTTTCTGAGCCGGTCAGGAGGGATGGCAAAGAATAACTTTGTGCCCACCAACGTCGGTTCCAAGGCATTTGGCAGGCGAAGACGAAGCATCCACGTCTAA
- the CALCB gene encoding calcitonin gene-related peptide 2 isoform X3 — protein MVVLKISSLLAVLGLVVCQMYSSQASPVRPGLESLPDRVTVSDYEARRLLNALVKEFVQMTAEEMEQAGDGNSVAPQKRACNMATCVTHRLADFLSRSGGMAKNNFVPTNVGSKAFGRRRRSIHV, from the exons ATGGTGGTACTGAAGATCTCATCCCTTCTTGCTGTCTTGGGGTTGGTGGTGTGCCAGATGTACAGCTCACAGGCATCACCAGTCAG ACCTGGCTTGGAGTCCTTACCGGACCGGGTGACAGTCAGTGATTACGAGGCGCGGAGGTTACTTAACGCATTGGTCAAAGAATTTGTACAGAtgacagcagaggagatggaGCAGGCAGGTGATGGGAACAG TGTAGCACCACAGAAGCGAGCGTGTAACATGGCCACCTGTGTCACCCACCGCTTGGCAGACTTTCTGAGCCGGTCAGGAGGGATGGCAAAGAATAACTTTGTGCCCACCAACGTCGGTTCCAAGGCATTTGGCAGGCGAAGACGAAGCATCCACGTCTAA